In Haloarcula sp. H-GB4, a single genomic region encodes these proteins:
- a CDS encoding tyrosine--tRNA ligase codes for MDTAERLDLVTRHTTEVVTEDELRTLFEESDPSAYIGYAPTGEMHIGHFTTMRKLADFLRAGVDVTVLIADLHAHLDDNKSPFDLLDARSAYYETAIEGMIEAAGADPEDVTFVRGTDFQLDEEYTLEMYRMAAETTISRTQRAASEVVRESESPNLGGLIYPLMQTLDVKALDADIAYGGVDQRGIYMLSREVLPDHGGESPICLFAPLLSGLSGGKMSASDEASKVNLTDSPGEVDEKINQAYCPAGEVEENGVLEYLNHLVFPILDVRGDSFVVERPEEYGGDLTYESYDEVEADFVSGELHPADLKPSAASAISDVIDPVRERLADEDELLAEAYPEKYGTE; via the coding sequence ATGGATACCGCCGAGCGACTCGATCTGGTGACACGACACACCACAGAGGTCGTCACCGAGGACGAACTGCGGACGCTGTTCGAGGAGAGCGACCCGTCGGCGTACATCGGCTACGCGCCGACCGGCGAGATGCACATCGGCCACTTCACGACGATGCGAAAGCTCGCGGACTTCCTGCGGGCCGGCGTCGACGTGACGGTCCTCATCGCGGACCTGCACGCCCACCTCGATGATAACAAATCACCCTTCGACCTGCTGGATGCCCGCTCGGCCTACTACGAGACGGCCATCGAGGGCATGATTGAAGCGGCCGGCGCGGACCCCGAAGACGTGACCTTCGTCCGCGGGACCGACTTCCAGCTTGACGAGGAGTACACGCTGGAGATGTACCGGATGGCCGCCGAGACGACCATCTCTCGCACGCAGCGCGCGGCCAGCGAGGTCGTTCGTGAGTCCGAGAGTCCGAACCTCGGCGGGCTCATCTACCCGCTGATGCAGACGCTTGACGTGAAGGCACTGGACGCCGACATCGCCTACGGTGGCGTCGACCAGCGCGGTATCTACATGCTCTCCCGCGAGGTTCTACCGGACCACGGCGGCGAGTCGCCGATCTGTCTGTTTGCACCGCTGCTGTCGGGCCTTTCCGGCGGCAAGATGAGCGCTTCCGACGAGGCGTCGAAGGTCAACCTTACCGACAGCCCTGGCGAGGTTGACGAGAAGATCAACCAGGCGTACTGCCCGGCCGGTGAGGTCGAGGAGAACGGCGTGCTGGAGTACCTCAATCACCTTGTCTTCCCGATTCTGGACGTTCGCGGCGACTCGTTCGTCGTCGAGCGCCCGGAGGAGTACGGCGGCGACCTGACCTACGAGAGTTACGACGAGGTCGAAGCGGACTTCGTCAGCGGCGAACTCCACCCCGCCGACCTGAAGCCGTCCGCCGCAAGCGCGATCTCGGACGTTATCGATCCGGTTCGGGAGCGGCTGGCCGACGAGGACGAGCTACTCGCCGAGGCCTACCCCGAAAAGTACGGCACGGAGTGA
- a CDS encoding class I SAM-dependent methyltransferase yields the protein MPASDSSADSDEPARSRAAVRRTYEDIGDHFSKTREYAWPEVESFVDESDSVGMALDIGCGNGRHAELLAGVADHVVGLDASRALLRAATDRVGDSVALLQGDATRLPLTAGSVDRAVYVATLHHLPSQAARRASLDELARVLAPGARALVSVWSTAHDRFDADPDADEGFDTTVDWTLPGGETVPRFYHIYAPAEFERDVADSDLRLVSMELSSGNCYGVVELEGKRT from the coding sequence ATGCCAGCCTCCGATTCGAGCGCCGACAGTGACGAACCGGCCCGTTCGCGGGCCGCCGTCCGCCGGACGTACGAGGACATCGGTGACCACTTCTCGAAGACCCGTGAGTATGCTTGGCCGGAAGTCGAATCGTTCGTCGACGAATCCGATAGTGTTGGGATGGCGCTCGATATCGGCTGTGGCAACGGCCGCCACGCGGAACTGCTCGCAGGGGTCGCTGACCACGTCGTCGGCCTCGACGCCAGCCGCGCACTCCTGCGGGCGGCGACCGACCGCGTCGGCGACAGCGTCGCGCTACTGCAGGGCGACGCGACCCGCCTCCCGCTTACAGCCGGGTCTGTCGATCGCGCGGTGTACGTCGCGACGCTGCATCACCTGCCGTCGCAGGCCGCCCGCCGCGCCAGTCTGGACGAACTGGCCCGCGTCCTCGCGCCGGGTGCTCGGGCGCTCGTCAGTGTGTGGAGCACGGCTCACGACCGCTTCGACGCCGACCCCGACGCGGACGAGGGCTTTGACACGACCGTCGACTGGACGCTCCCCGGTGGCGAGACGGTCCCGCGGTTCTATCACATCTACGCGCCAGCCGAGTTCGAGCGTGATGTCGCTGACAGCGACCTTCGACTCGTCTCGATGGAACTCTCAAGCGGCAACTGTTACGGGGTTGTCGAGCTAGAAGGGAAACGCACTTAA
- the dinB gene encoding DNA polymerase IV, with amino-acid sequence MDVARLPGTSGSEQIVAHVDMDCFYAACEQRREPALRDEPLVVGMGYENGATHGAVATASYEAREYGVESAMAISEALERLPRKVDAVAAPDLDVEDAGFYRPVDMDFYESVAADVREILHTEADVVREVSIDEAYLDVTERVSWETVESWAQDLKDTIESAVGVVASVGVAPTMSAAKVASDRDKPDGLVIVEPGAVREFFDDLPVEDVHGVGPVTARELATLDIETAGDLAAADPELLAERFGERGREIRRYARGEDERSVTPKGDPKSLSRESAFTDATADMEAKCRQVRTLADAVADRAERKGARYQTIGIKVVTPPFDVNTRARSLPGPVEEPELVRRIALDLLGEFAGDPVRKVGVRVSNLDFSAGEQANLDGFGGGDGSEEPSDNPRTSNVPAVADELDDGGQVGLGTFAENEAGSEAVEDTVDEGTDAGETHISLPPGQTTLADF; translated from the coding sequence ATGGACGTTGCGCGGCTCCCTGGGACCAGCGGATCCGAGCAGATAGTCGCGCACGTCGACATGGACTGTTTCTACGCCGCCTGTGAACAGCGGCGGGAGCCAGCACTCAGAGATGAGCCACTCGTCGTGGGGATGGGTTACGAGAACGGCGCGACCCATGGGGCCGTTGCGACAGCGAGCTACGAGGCCCGAGAGTACGGTGTTGAATCAGCGATGGCCATCTCAGAGGCCCTGGAACGCCTGCCACGGAAGGTCGACGCTGTTGCGGCTCCGGACCTCGATGTCGAAGACGCCGGCTTCTACCGCCCGGTCGACATGGACTTCTACGAGTCCGTCGCCGCGGATGTCCGGGAAATCCTCCACACGGAAGCGGATGTCGTCCGCGAGGTGAGCATCGACGAAGCGTATCTGGATGTGACCGAGCGGGTCTCATGGGAGACTGTCGAATCGTGGGCGCAGGACCTGAAAGATACAATCGAGTCAGCGGTGGGCGTGGTCGCAAGTGTCGGCGTTGCCCCGACGATGAGCGCTGCGAAGGTGGCCAGCGACCGCGACAAGCCGGACGGGCTGGTCATCGTCGAACCGGGAGCCGTCCGAGAGTTCTTTGATGACCTCCCTGTCGAGGACGTGCACGGCGTCGGGCCGGTCACCGCCAGAGAACTCGCTACACTCGATATCGAAACTGCAGGGGACCTCGCGGCCGCCGACCCGGAACTGCTGGCCGAACGCTTCGGTGAGCGCGGCCGCGAGATACGCCGCTACGCCCGCGGCGAGGACGAGCGGTCGGTAACGCCGAAAGGCGACCCCAAGAGTCTCTCGCGGGAGTCCGCGTTCACTGATGCGACGGCCGACATGGAGGCCAAGTGTCGACAGGTTCGCACCCTCGCCGATGCTGTCGCTGACCGCGCCGAGCGAAAAGGCGCGCGTTACCAGACTATCGGCATCAAGGTCGTGACGCCGCCGTTCGATGTGAACACGCGCGCCCGGTCGCTTCCCGGTCCAGTCGAGGAACCCGAACTGGTCAGACGCATCGCGCTGGACCTGCTCGGCGAGTTCGCTGGCGATCCCGTTCGGAAGGTCGGTGTTCGCGTTTCGAATCTGGACTTCTCTGCCGGCGAACAGGCCAACCTGGACGGGTTCGGCGGTGGCGATGGTTCCGAGGAACCGTCCGATAATCCCCGCACCAGCAACGTCCCGGCGGTAGCCGACGAGCTGGACGACGGGGGGCAAGTCGGACTCGGAACGTTCGCCGAGAATGAGGCGGGTAGCGAGGCTGTCGAGGACACGGTGGACGAGGGAACAGACGCCGGTGAGACGCACATCTCGCTCCCGCCCGGTCAGACCACGCTCGCAGATTTCTAG
- the bluB gene encoding 5,6-dimethylbenzimidazole synthase, with amino-acid sequence MAEIGPQDREAVYKTIYSRRDIRRFVGDPVPEEVLGRILDAAHNAPSVGFSQPWDFVVIEDEQTKSAVAAIAERAIAAAREGYKEPRKSEFGQLKLEGITDAPVNICVTCDPTRDAPHVLGRNTMQRMDVYSTCLAVQNLWLAARAEGIGVGWVSFLYPHELRDVLNIPHHIQPVAYLCVGYPEDGFPSEPVLQQEGWRSRIDRSELVHHDEWGPSRTPETRS; translated from the coding sequence ATGGCTGAGATCGGTCCCCAAGACCGCGAAGCAGTTTACAAGACCATCTATTCGCGACGAGACATCAGACGATTTGTCGGCGACCCAGTTCCCGAGGAAGTGCTCGGACGGATTCTAGACGCCGCTCACAACGCGCCCAGCGTTGGGTTCTCGCAACCGTGGGATTTCGTCGTGATAGAAGACGAACAGACGAAATCAGCGGTCGCAGCGATTGCCGAGCGGGCGATAGCGGCCGCACGAGAAGGATACAAAGAGCCGCGCAAATCAGAGTTCGGCCAGTTGAAACTTGAGGGGATAACCGATGCGCCGGTGAATATCTGTGTTACCTGTGACCCCACCCGCGATGCGCCACACGTTCTCGGCCGGAACACGATGCAGCGAATGGACGTTTATTCGACGTGCCTTGCCGTGCAAAACCTCTGGCTCGCTGCCCGTGCCGAGGGTATCGGTGTCGGCTGGGTCTCGTTCCTGTATCCCCACGAACTCCGTGATGTGTTGAACATTCCACACCACATTCAACCCGTGGCATATCTCTGTGTCGGCTACCCAGAGGACGGCTTCCCTTCCGAACCGGTACTGCAACAGGAAGGCTGGCGTAGTCGTATCGATAGATCGGAACTGGTCCACCACGACGAGTGGGGCCCCAGTCGGACACCCGAAACACGGTCATAA
- a CDS encoding helicase HerA domain-containing protein, translated as MAETEQITVATTSAGPGGTGEPGETVNLPVVELLTGRGFITGKSGSGKSNTASVIAEKLLDNGFGLLIVDIDGEYYGLKEEYEILHVGGDEECDIQVTDDHAGKIASLALEQNVPIILDISSFLDEEEAETLLTEVAKQLFAKAKKQKQPFLMLVEECHEWMPEKGSMGEVGKMLIKIGKRGRKHGLGIVGISQRPADVKKDYITQCDWLVWHRLTWNNDTKVVGRILDNKYADAVEDLDDGEAFMMNDWAEQVSRVQFHRKQTFDAGATPGLDDFERPELKSVSDDLVSELETISEDQQETENRIKELREELDKKNSRIAELEAELQDARDLSRMAEQFTEAMLDQAEDYNPGRTEQEKMRRQRERFADQPASDGDADADSETDADGSRDEQPAEPDETADATSGGGFGDAFSAFAEDGAAMNGGSANGGTDANGSSADAESEPDASNADAKPASNGHDANADVAANGGATNNGAAAVPVNGQAETDTAETDDEDLRAAIAEAVEAEQSDEATEATEDETSSDADGPAVYGDLRADIEELDRKTCRMLAYYREQGPGTPLNAHFSAGGSGDRTAAYARNRELRLRGLVEHVGRGQYDTRLAALVREESDRRLDEDEVESVVSQLESAFLDGDSD; from the coding sequence ATGGCAGAGACCGAACAGATAACTGTCGCGACGACGAGCGCGGGGCCGGGTGGGACCGGGGAACCGGGAGAGACTGTCAATCTCCCGGTGGTGGAACTGCTGACTGGCCGGGGATTCATCACCGGCAAGAGCGGGTCCGGGAAGTCGAATACGGCGAGTGTCATCGCCGAGAAACTGCTGGACAACGGATTTGGCCTACTTATCGTCGATATTGACGGTGAGTACTACGGTCTCAAAGAGGAGTATGAGATACTCCACGTCGGCGGTGACGAGGAGTGTGACATTCAGGTCACGGACGACCACGCCGGCAAGATCGCTTCGCTGGCGCTGGAACAGAACGTCCCCATCATTCTCGACATCTCGTCGTTCCTTGATGAGGAGGAAGCAGAGACACTACTGACCGAGGTCGCCAAGCAACTGTTCGCGAAGGCGAAAAAACAGAAACAGCCCTTCCTGATGCTCGTCGAGGAATGCCACGAGTGGATGCCGGAGAAGGGGTCGATGGGCGAGGTCGGGAAGATGCTCATCAAAATCGGGAAACGCGGCCGGAAACACGGGCTGGGCATCGTCGGCATCAGTCAGCGCCCGGCCGACGTGAAGAAAGACTACATCACCCAGTGTGACTGGCTGGTCTGGCATCGCCTGACCTGGAACAACGACACGAAAGTCGTCGGGCGCATCCTCGACAACAAGTACGCTGACGCCGTCGAGGACCTAGACGACGGCGAGGCGTTCATGATGAACGACTGGGCCGAGCAGGTCAGCCGTGTCCAGTTCCACCGCAAGCAGACGTTCGATGCCGGCGCGACGCCGGGCCTCGACGACTTCGAGCGCCCGGAACTCAAGTCCGTCAGCGACGACCTCGTTTCCGAACTGGAGACAATCAGCGAGGACCAGCAGGAGACGGAGAACCGGATCAAGGAACTCCGTGAGGAACTGGATAAAAAGAATTCCCGCATCGCCGAACTGGAGGCGGAACTGCAGGACGCCCGGGACCTCTCGCGGATGGCCGAGCAGTTCACCGAAGCGATGCTGGATCAGGCCGAGGACTACAACCCCGGCCGGACGGAACAGGAGAAGATGCGCCGCCAGCGCGAACGGTTCGCCGACCAGCCGGCGTCGGACGGCGACGCAGACGCCGACAGTGAGACGGACGCCGACGGTTCCCGCGACGAGCAGCCCGCGGAGCCGGACGAGACCGCTGACGCCACGTCTGGCGGTGGGTTCGGCGACGCGTTCAGCGCCTTTGCCGAGGACGGGGCTGCAATGAACGGCGGCAGCGCCAATGGCGGTACAGACGCGAATGGGAGCAGCGCTGACGCTGAATCGGAGCCAGATGCCAGCAACGCTGACGCCAAACCAGCGTCGAACGGCCACGACGCGAACGCCGACGTAGCGGCGAACGGGGGCGCCACAAACAACGGTGCGGCGGCCGTGCCAGTCAACGGTCAGGCTGAGACAGACACTGCTGAGACTGATGACGAGGATCTGAGAGCGGCCATCGCCGAGGCCGTTGAAGCTGAGCAGTCGGACGAGGCAACTGAAGCCACCGAAGACGAGACGTCGTCCGATGCTGACGGCCCCGCTGTCTACGGCGACCTGCGAGCCGACATCGAGGAGTTGGATCGAAAGACCTGCAGAATGCTCGCGTACTACCGTGAGCAGGGTCCCGGGACGCCGCTGAACGCACATTTCTCGGCCGGCGGCTCCGGCGACCGGACGGCGGCCTATGCACGAAATAGGGAGCTCCGGCTCCGCGGGCTGGTCGAACACGTCGGCCGTGGACAGTACGACACGCGACTGGCGGCGCTGGTTCGGGAAGAGAGCGACCGCCGACTCGACGAAGACGAGGTCGAGTCAGTTGTGTCCCAGCTTGAGTCGGCGTTTCTCGACGGGGACAGCGACTGA
- the tpiA gene encoding triose-phosphate isomerase translates to MFVLVNLKAYPCDPVEVATAAADVSDDSGVRVAVAPQAAQIGAVAETGVETWAQHISAVEHGSHTGSTLAEAAADAGAVGTLLNHSENRLKLADIDGALDAADRADLETIVCANNPAQIGAAAALDPDGVAVEPPELIGTGTPVSKADPDIVTGAVDAAARVNGDVDVLCGAGISTGADLVSASDLGASGVLLASGVAKADDPRAALEGLVEPLL, encoded by the coding sequence ATGTTCGTCCTTGTCAATTTGAAGGCGTACCCGTGTGACCCAGTCGAGGTAGCAACCGCCGCTGCTGACGTCAGCGACGATTCCGGCGTTCGTGTCGCCGTCGCGCCACAGGCCGCACAGATCGGCGCTGTTGCGGAGACCGGCGTCGAGACGTGGGCCCAGCACATTAGCGCCGTCGAGCACGGCAGTCACACCGGCAGTACCCTCGCCGAGGCCGCTGCGGACGCCGGTGCCGTCGGGACGCTGCTGAACCACTCCGAGAACCGGCTCAAGCTCGCGGACATCGACGGGGCGCTCGACGCCGCCGACCGAGCCGACCTCGAAACCATCGTCTGTGCGAACAACCCCGCACAGATCGGCGCGGCCGCCGCGCTCGACCCTGACGGCGTGGCCGTCGAGCCGCCGGAACTCATCGGGACTGGCACGCCCGTCAGCAAGGCTGACCCGGACATCGTGACCGGCGCGGTCGACGCCGCTGCCCGTGTCAACGGCGATGTGGACGTGCTCTGTGGGGCCGGCATCTCGACCGGCGCGGACCTCGTCTCGGCGAGCGACCTCGGCGCGAGCGGTGTCCTGCTGGCAAGCGGCGTTGCGAAGGCTGATGACCCGCGCGCAGCACTCGAAGGCCTCGTCGAACCGCTCCTGTAA
- a CDS encoding response regulator transcription factor, producing MTVITVQPRQETRQAVTAGDDDTPTVLIVEDEQHLADLYTDYLADQYHVQTAYSGEEGLELLSPDIDVVLLDRRMPVVSGNEVLAQIEETGLRCRVAMVTAIDPDFDIIEMRVDDYLVKPVTRDDLREVVDRLYSIREYNDRLRTLTSKKLKRNVLRVEKTDRELQDSEQYQQLQDEIERISSNVESLADELDVEEGDLRL from the coding sequence ATGACAGTTATTACGGTTCAGCCGAGACAAGAAACGAGACAAGCCGTGACAGCAGGGGATGACGACACACCGACCGTTCTGATAGTCGAGGACGAACAACACCTAGCCGACCTGTACACCGATTACCTAGCTGACCAGTATCACGTGCAGACGGCCTACAGCGGCGAAGAGGGGTTAGAACTGCTGTCGCCCGACATCGACGTCGTACTGCTTGACCGCCGGATGCCGGTCGTCTCCGGTAACGAAGTGCTTGCGCAGATCGAAGAGACAGGCCTTCGATGCCGTGTCGCGATGGTGACTGCTATTGACCCCGACTTCGACATCATCGAGATGCGCGTCGACGACTACCTTGTTAAGCCTGTCACCCGCGACGACCTGCGGGAGGTCGTCGATCGGCTGTACAGTATTCGGGAGTACAACGACCGACTCCGGACGCTCACGTCGAAAAAGCTCAAGCGCAACGTCCTCCGTGTCGAGAAAACCGACCGGGAACTCCAAGACAGCGAACAGTATCAACAACTCCAGGACGAGATCGAACGGATTTCGTCGAACGTCGAGTCACTCGCGGACGAACTCGACGTTGAGGAAGGAGACCTCCGGTTGTAA
- a CDS encoding multiprotein bridging factor aMBF1: MVQCEMCGTEVSSPNRVKIEGAELDVCDECTDFGTEVKTEETSSTSTKYSTSSSSSSSSSSSSSSSSTGGGSGGRRRDMFDEMDEVAQDYDDRIRKGRESQGLSQEELAKQLNEKASLIRKLEQGNSLPSDDVQKKLESALEISLSAGGSADETEWSGGSSDGEYTLGDVVKRKD; encoded by the coding sequence ATGGTTCAGTGCGAGATGTGCGGAACGGAGGTTTCGTCTCCGAACCGCGTCAAAATCGAGGGAGCCGAACTCGACGTCTGTGACGAGTGTACCGACTTCGGCACGGAGGTCAAAACGGAGGAGACGTCGTCTACGTCGACGAAGTACTCGACGTCGTCCTCCTCATCATCGTCGTCGAGTTCGTCCTCCTCGTCGAGTTCCACGGGTGGCGGGTCCGGTGGCCGCCGTCGGGATATGTTCGACGAGATGGACGAGGTCGCACAGGATTACGACGACCGGATCCGTAAAGGTCGAGAGTCCCAGGGCCTCAGTCAGGAGGAACTCGCAAAGCAACTCAACGAGAAGGCGAGCCTGATCCGGAAGCTCGAACAGGGCAACTCGCTGCCCAGCGATGACGTCCAGAAGAAACTCGAAAGCGCGCTAGAGATCTCCCTGAGCGCCGGCGGCAGCGCCGACGAGACGGAGTGGTCCGGCGGGAGCAGCGACGGCGAGTACACGCTCGGCGATGTTGTGAAGCGAAAGGATTAG
- a CDS encoding CDP-alcohol phosphatidyltransferase family protein — translation MTLDQFRPLADRALGPFVSAAKIVGLSPNGVSVIAFLLALGAGGVYAVAAQEPLLYLGGAVLVFLNGWLDLVDGALARELNVASSGGDLLDHVLDRYADIGIIVGLAAGVSQWELGIAAVTGVLMTSYLGTQAQAVGLDRVYGGLLGRADRLALVGVVTGVAAFVPTALAGLTLVGWLLVVFAVVGHVTAVQRFYHAMAALE, via the coding sequence ATGACGCTCGATCAGTTCCGCCCGCTGGCTGACCGTGCGCTCGGCCCGTTCGTCAGCGCTGCCAAGATTGTTGGACTCTCCCCGAACGGTGTCAGCGTCATCGCGTTCCTGCTGGCCCTCGGTGCGGGCGGGGTGTACGCTGTCGCGGCGCAGGAACCCCTGCTGTATCTCGGCGGTGCCGTCCTCGTCTTTCTGAACGGCTGGCTCGACCTCGTGGACGGCGCGCTCGCGCGGGAACTCAACGTCGCGTCATCGGGCGGTGACCTGCTGGACCACGTGCTGGACCGCTACGCCGACATCGGCATCATCGTCGGCCTCGCCGCCGGTGTGAGCCAGTGGGAACTGGGCATCGCCGCCGTCACCGGCGTCCTGATGACCTCTTATCTCGGGACGCAGGCACAGGCGGTCGGCCTCGACCGCGTGTACGGCGGCCTGCTCGGTCGCGCCGACCGGCTTGCACTCGTCGGCGTTGTCACGGGCGTTGCGGCGTTCGTTCCGACCGCACTGGCCGGATTGACGCTGGTCGGCTGGCTACTGGTCGTGTTCGCCGTCGTCGGCCACGTTACCGCCGTCCAGCGGTTTTATCACGCGATGGCCGCGCTGGAGTAG
- a CDS encoding adenylate kinase family protein, whose protein sequence is MRVAVTGTPGTGKTTAVEHLDTGLDTLHLNDVIKDDGFSTGIDEDRGSLVADLEGLSEWLDGRDDVLFESHLAHHFDADRVIVLRAHPETIVERLRERGDDDSKAYENAESEALDVILGEAVEEHGMDSVYEIETTDRDPDEVAQEIQAVVAGEREPSAGTVSYIDWL, encoded by the coding sequence GTGAGAGTCGCCGTTACCGGAACGCCCGGGACGGGCAAGACAACGGCAGTGGAACACCTCGATACAGGTCTCGACACGCTCCACCTCAACGACGTGATCAAAGACGACGGGTTCTCAACGGGCATCGACGAGGACCGTGGAAGCCTCGTCGCCGATCTTGAGGGGCTGTCCGAGTGGCTGGACGGCCGTGACGACGTGCTGTTCGAGTCCCACCTCGCGCACCACTTCGATGCCGACCGGGTGATTGTGCTGCGAGCCCACCCTGAAACCATCGTTGAGCGGCTCCGGGAGCGCGGCGACGACGATTCGAAGGCCTACGAGAACGCGGAGTCGGAAGCACTCGATGTCATCCTCGGCGAAGCCGTCGAGGAGCACGGCATGGACTCCGTCTATGAAATAGAGACAACGGACCGGGACCCCGACGAGGTGGCACAGGAGATTCAGGCCGTCGTGGCCGGCGAGCGCGAGCCGAGTGCGGGGACCGTCTCCTACATCGACTGGCTATGA
- the hisC gene encoding histidinol-phosphate transaminase: protein MEPRDLSAHTVYRAGRGIEEVARELGLDPDDMVKLASNENMFGPSPDAVEAIRGSAERMHSYPKASHADLVDELADMWDATPEQVWLSNGGDGALDCLARAMLDPSQDVLVPSPGFAYYGMSARYHHGEVNEYTLSKTDDFAQTADTVLKDYDGERIVYLTSPHNPTGAEFTTDAVRTIAEETDEQTLVVVDEAYGEFTEMPSKRPLLDDRDDVALLRTFSKAYGLAGIRLGYAVVPEDWADAYARINTPFSASELACRAGLAALDDDEHVERSVDTAAWAREYLAKELNAPTWDSAGNFILAEVGDASAIADAAQERGVIIRDCSSFGLPECIRITCGTREDTERAVSVLNEVIEVVEA, encoded by the coding sequence ATGGAACCACGGGACCTCTCCGCTCACACTGTCTATCGGGCAGGTCGCGGTATCGAGGAGGTCGCCCGGGAACTCGGTCTCGACCCGGACGACATGGTGAAGCTGGCGTCAAACGAGAACATGTTCGGACCGAGCCCGGACGCTGTCGAGGCGATTCGCGGGTCCGCCGAGCGGATGCACTCCTATCCGAAGGCCTCCCACGCCGATCTTGTGGACGAGCTGGCGGATATGTGGGACGCCACGCCCGAACAGGTGTGGCTGAGCAACGGCGGCGACGGCGCGCTGGACTGCCTCGCCCGAGCCATGCTCGACCCCAGCCAGGACGTGCTTGTCCCGTCGCCGGGCTTCGCGTACTACGGGATGAGCGCCCGCTATCACCACGGCGAGGTCAATGAATACACGCTCTCGAAAACCGATGATTTCGCCCAGACCGCCGACACCGTCCTGAAAGATTACGACGGCGAGCGAATCGTCTACCTCACCAGCCCGCACAACCCGACTGGGGCGGAGTTCACGACCGACGCGGTCCGGACTATCGCCGAGGAAACCGACGAGCAGACCCTCGTCGTCGTCGACGAAGCCTACGGTGAGTTCACCGAAATGCCGAGCAAGCGGCCGTTGCTGGACGACCGCGACGACGTTGCGCTCCTGCGGACGTTCTCGAAGGCGTACGGGCTCGCGGGGATTCGACTCGGCTACGCGGTCGTTCCCGAGGACTGGGCCGACGCCTATGCCCGCATCAACACGCCGTTCTCGGCCAGCGAACTCGCCTGCCGTGCCGGGCTGGCGGCGCTCGACGATGACGAGCACGTCGAGCGGTCCGTCGACACCGCTGCGTGGGCCCGGGAGTACCTCGCCAAGGAACTCAACGCGCCGACCTGGGACAGCGCGGGGAACTTCATCCTCGCGGAGGTCGGCGACGCGTCGGCCATCGCGGATGCCGCCCAGGAGCGTGGTGTCATCATCCGCGACTGTTCCTCGTTCGGCCTCCCTGAATGCATCCGTATCACCTGCGGAACGCGCGAGGACACGGAACGAGCCGTCTCGGTACTGAACGAGGTCATTGAGGTGGTCGAGGCGTGA
- a CDS encoding chemotaxis protein CheC, with the protein MPLLIDIRKLTLITRLIQDGAEQVADSLATLAGVDAAVEIKSLSFVQPEDIATEMGGGTIYSARVRLTEPPYGVFLMTFETETAAEIAELMTGSSVDDGFTQLHESALQEMCNILTSGFIDGIANTLNATINMGTPTVVQDDATEIADKALSHVRRDSLTIVLDSLVDIKESDVAFSLRIFLIPDPGSFVHLIDQLDYDTDRETHISADTDAVKELDMSADVDAFDAFDSSE; encoded by the coding sequence ATGCCGCTTCTCATCGATATTCGGAAGCTCACGCTCATTACGAGACTCATTCAGGACGGAGCCGAACAGGTCGCCGATTCGCTGGCGACGCTGGCCGGGGTCGACGCCGCCGTCGAGATCAAGAGCCTCTCGTTTGTCCAGCCGGAGGACATCGCCACTGAGATGGGTGGCGGGACCATCTACAGCGCTCGTGTCCGACTGACGGAGCCGCCGTACGGTGTCTTCCTGATGACCTTCGAGACGGAGACGGCCGCGGAGATCGCGGAGCTGATGACCGGCTCCAGCGTTGACGATGGGTTCACACAGCTCCACGAGTCCGCGCTTCAGGAAATGTGCAACATCCTCACCTCGGGTTTCATCGACGGCATCGCGAACACGCTGAACGCGACAATCAATATGGGGACGCCGACGGTCGTACAGGACGACGCGACCGAGATCGCCGACAAGGCGCTCTCACACGTTCGCCGGGACTCACTGACTATCGTGCTCGACTCGCTCGTCGACATCAAGGAGAGCGACGTCGCGTTCTCGCTCCGCATCTTCCTCATCCCCGATCCCGGCTCGTTCGTCCACCTCATCGACCAACTGGACTACGACACCGACCGCGAAACGCACATCTCGGCCGACACCGATGCGGTCAAAGAACTCGACATGTCCGCAGACGTGGACGCCTTCGATGCCTTCGATTCCTCGGAGTAG